From the Candidatus Omnitrophota bacterium genome, one window contains:
- a CDS encoding thioredoxin domain-containing protein: MSEGEPVAAQEAPRNHLAQESSPYLLQHADNPVHWYPWSAVALTAAREQNKPILLSIGYSACHWCHVMEHESFENPDIAALMNEKFINIKVDREERPDLDTIYMQAVTGMTGRGGWPMTVFLTPDLRPFFAGTYFPPEDRPGMPGFPRILKSVALQYQNNHAEVDALAAKLFDFLEQWAQLSSERQTVDAAWVDGAVATLGQAFDLENGGFGGAPKFPQSTALELVLRYWKNSGQPGALEVVDKTLSHMAAGGMHDLLGGGFHRYSVDAQWLIPHFEKMLYDNALLARVYLQGFQATGKEPYADVARGTLDYVLREMSDPAGGFYSSQDADSEGEEGKYYVWDPAEITAVLGGEEGPRFCEFYGVTEAGNFEDGKSVLHVAGQGDASGFAAARQKLLAARAHRAAPAKDDKAVAAWNGMLIGALAQGYQVLGEARYLQAAQKAAHFVLTDMRQNGRLLRTWRKGEAKIPAYLEDYAYLSEALIDLYESDFDPNWLAEAQDLTEAMIALFWDEAGRCFYITGSDQEKLVVRPKDPFDGATPSGSSVAAHVLLRLAGHSGNAGFEETAGALMEGVGRLLETNGTSLTYMLCAVDRHTQKPLELAVVGEGAEPILQAIRSTYLPNKLVAAAAAVDPEETHPLLAGKRPVDGAPSLYICRNYTCDAPLTDLTEIRTRLTQ, from the coding sequence ATGAGCGAAGGAGAACCCGTGGCCGCCCAAGAAGCCCCGCGCAATCATCTGGCCCAGGAAAGCAGTCCCTATTTGCTCCAGCATGCCGACAATCCGGTGCATTGGTACCCGTGGAGCGCTGTTGCCCTTACGGCCGCGCGCGAACAGAACAAACCCATCCTCCTGAGTATCGGTTATTCCGCCTGCCATTGGTGCCACGTGATGGAGCACGAGTCCTTTGAGAATCCGGATATCGCGGCGCTCATGAACGAGAAGTTCATCAATATCAAAGTGGATCGAGAGGAGCGGCCCGACCTGGACACCATTTACATGCAAGCGGTGACCGGTATGACCGGCCGCGGCGGCTGGCCCATGACGGTGTTTTTGACGCCCGATCTGCGGCCTTTTTTTGCGGGCACCTATTTCCCGCCTGAAGATCGCCCAGGCATGCCGGGTTTCCCGCGCATTTTGAAGAGTGTGGCCCTCCAGTACCAGAACAACCATGCAGAGGTCGATGCTTTGGCCGCGAAGCTCTTTGATTTTTTGGAGCAATGGGCGCAGCTGAGCTCCGAGAGGCAAACCGTGGATGCTGCGTGGGTGGACGGGGCAGTGGCTACTTTGGGCCAGGCCTTTGACCTGGAGAACGGCGGTTTCGGGGGTGCGCCAAAGTTTCCGCAGAGCACGGCGCTGGAGTTGGTGCTGCGCTATTGGAAGAATTCGGGGCAGCCCGGGGCTTTGGAGGTAGTGGATAAGACCTTGAGCCACATGGCGGCGGGCGGCATGCATGACCTGCTCGGCGGCGGCTTTCATCGTTACAGCGTGGATGCGCAATGGCTCATTCCTCACTTTGAGAAAATGCTTTACGACAACGCCTTGTTGGCGCGGGTCTATTTGCAGGGCTTTCAGGCCACTGGGAAGGAGCCTTACGCGGATGTGGCGCGCGGGACTCTGGACTATGTGCTGCGTGAGATGAGCGATCCGGCCGGGGGGTTCTATTCTTCTCAAGATGCGGACAGCGAAGGCGAAGAGGGCAAGTATTATGTTTGGGACCCGGCGGAGATTACGGCTGTCTTGGGCGGGGAAGAGGGCCCGCGCTTCTGTGAGTTTTACGGGGTGACAGAGGCCGGGAATTTTGAAGACGGCAAGAGTGTGTTGCATGTGGCAGGCCAGGGGGATGCTTCCGGATTTGCCGCGGCCCGGCAGAAGCTTTTGGCAGCGCGGGCGCATCGCGCGGCGCCTGCTAAAGACGATAAAGCGGTCGCGGCGTGGAACGGCATGCTGATCGGGGCGCTGGCGCAGGGCTATCAGGTGTTGGGCGAGGCGCGCTATTTGCAGGCTGCGCAAAAGGCGGCGCATTTTGTTTTAACGGACATGCGGCAGAACGGAAGGCTTTTGCGGACCTGGCGCAAGGGCGAGGCCAAGATTCCCGCCTATCTGGAAGACTACGCGTATTTGTCCGAGGCGCTCATCGACCTCTACGAGAGCGATTTTGATCCGAACTGGTTGGCCGAGGCTCAAGACCTAACCGAGGCGATGATCGCTCTGTTCTGGGATGAGGCGGGCCGGTGTTTCTACATCACTGGAAGCGATCAAGAAAAGCTGGTGGTGCGGCCCAAGGATCCTTTTGACGGGGCAACGCCTTCGGGAAGTTCCGTGGCTGCGCATGTGCTGTTGCGCTTGGCCGGGCACAGCGGCAATGCCGGATTTGAGGAAACCGCAGGGGCGCTCATGGAAGGCGTGGGCCGCTTGCTCGAGACCAACGGCACCTCGCTGACCTATATGTTGTGTGCCGTGGATCGCCATACCCAGAAACCGTTGGAGCTGGCCGTGGTCGGGGAGGGCGCCGAGCCCATCCTCCAGGCCATCCGCAGTACTTACCTGCCCAACAAGCTTGTGGCTGCGGCCGCTGCCGTAGACCCTGAAGAAACGCACCCCCTTCTGGCGGGCAAGAGGCCCGTGGACGGAGCGCCGTCCCTATATATATGCCGCAATTACACTTGTGATGCCCCCCTGACCGATCTCACCGAAATCCGCACCCGCCTCACCCAATAA
- a CDS encoding SPOR domain-containing protein, whose amino-acid sequence MTEPSNIKFWQRPAFAIPVAAGLILLVTWATWGISPRSRTESGSPETAITQIVGQQGQPEIEIYTSTSVRQVETSAPREQDNAAAGSQAVSSSPKTPPQQAAQDPSRTPVPAPAVTQKSPEAFPFKKMAVAPQPPKAGENVYAIQVASFRSLETASELVAALKGEGMTASISPASNETGTTWHRVQVGEFSTMDEAVAEVARLRKRFADSFVVNAE is encoded by the coding sequence ATGACCGAGCCATCGAATATCAAATTTTGGCAGCGTCCGGCCTTTGCCATTCCCGTAGCCGCGGGTTTGATTCTCTTAGTGACCTGGGCGACCTGGGGGATCTCCCCCCGTTCCCGTACGGAGAGCGGCTCTCCTGAGACGGCGATCACCCAGATTGTGGGGCAGCAAGGCCAGCCTGAAATCGAAATTTACACCAGCACAAGTGTCCGCCAGGTAGAGACATCCGCCCCGCGGGAGCAGGACAACGCCGCGGCCGGGAGCCAGGCGGTGAGTTCAAGCCCGAAGACTCCTCCGCAACAGGCAGCCCAAGATCCGTCCCGGACCCCTGTGCCGGCTCCGGCCGTGACACAGAAATCCCCCGAGGCCTTTCCCTTCAAGAAGATGGCTGTCGCGCCTCAGCCTCCCAAGGCCGGGGAAAATGTCTACGCCATTCAGGTGGCATCCTTCCGCAGCCTGGAAACTGCCAGCGAATTGGTGGCTGCGCTCAAAGGCGAGGGGATGACGGCGAGTATTAGTCCGGCCAGCAACGAGACCGGGACCACTTGGCATCGCGTGCAAGTGGGGGAGTTTTCGACCATGGATGAGGCTGTGGCCGAAGTGGCGCGGCTGCGCAAGCGTTTTGCCGACAGCTTTGTGGTGAATGCGGAATAA
- a CDS encoding cation transporter: MANSKAPAHPGYHTLTLVAGIAACLAVLKLGFGFFTNSMAILASGIDSLIDVFVSLANRFLLKRAEAPPDADHRYGHGKIQSLAGLFQGVFFGLTGVWVAGESMRRMITGEHRLHNLNAGVWVMVLSMAVTGWLIFRLRRAFNKKESLIVETEHLHYSTDLFSNAGVLLTLFAVEVTREPYWDLVFSVIIGAYILHQGSAIVRKAVDELVDRALPESSYQEMKDLILNFHPGIVDFHDFRSRQVGGRIFVEFHLEIAGETDFRRAHDLTEDLTDAIKKKFAGAEVTIHADPAGAR; the protein is encoded by the coding sequence ATGGCAAACTCAAAAGCTCCAGCCCATCCCGGCTACCATACCCTGACATTGGTTGCGGGCATTGCCGCCTGCTTGGCAGTGCTCAAGCTCGGCTTTGGATTCTTTACGAATTCCATGGCAATTCTGGCGTCGGGCATTGATTCGTTGATTGATGTGTTCGTGTCCTTGGCCAATCGCTTTTTGCTGAAGCGCGCGGAGGCCCCGCCTGACGCGGATCACCGCTACGGCCACGGAAAGATCCAGAGCCTGGCCGGTCTGTTTCAAGGGGTGTTTTTCGGGCTGACCGGAGTGTGGGTGGCCGGGGAATCCATGCGCCGCATGATCACCGGCGAACACCGGCTGCATAATTTGAATGCAGGCGTGTGGGTCATGGTTTTGTCAATGGCAGTGACGGGGTGGCTGATCTTCCGTTTGCGTCGGGCTTTCAACAAGAAAGAAAGCCTGATCGTGGAGACCGAACACCTCCATTATTCCACGGATCTCTTCAGCAATGCGGGTGTGCTGCTCACGCTCTTTGCGGTGGAAGTCACGCGCGAACCTTACTGGGATTTGGTGTTTTCGGTGATCATTGGCGCCTATATCTTGCACCAAGGTTCGGCCATTGTGCGCAAGGCCGTGGACGAACTGGTGGACCGGGCTCTGCCGGAATCAAGCTACCAGGAGATGAAGGATCTAATCCTCAATTTTCACCCCGGGATCGTGGACTTTCATGATTTCCGCTCGCGGCAAGTCGGGGGCAGGATTTTTGTGGAATTCCATCTGGAAATTGCCGGAGAGACCGACTTCCGGCGAGCGCACGATTTGACCGAAGACCTTACGGATGCAATTAAGAAGAAATTTGCGGGGGCCGAGGTAACCATCCACGCCGATCCTGCCGGCGCGCGCTAG
- the queF gene encoding NADPH-dependent 7-cyano-7-deazaguanine reductase QueF, with protein sequence MSTQASKQLETFPNPKTERDYWISFDCPEFTCVCPRTGQPDFATIRIRYVPNERCLELKSLKLYLWSYRNEGAFHEAVTNQILDDLAAACAPRQIEIEGDFYVRGGIHTVVKAQYP encoded by the coding sequence GTGTCGACCCAAGCCAGTAAACAATTGGAGACCTTTCCCAATCCCAAAACGGAGCGCGACTACTGGATCAGTTTTGATTGTCCTGAGTTCACCTGCGTGTGCCCGCGCACGGGGCAACCGGACTTTGCTACGATCCGCATTCGCTATGTGCCCAACGAGCGGTGCCTTGAGCTCAAGAGCCTGAAGTTGTATTTGTGGTCTTATCGAAATGAGGGCGCCTTTCACGAGGCTGTCACCAATCAGATCCTGGATGATTTGGCGGCCGCGTGCGCGCCCCGCCAGATAGAGATAGAAGGAGATTTCTACGTGCGCGGCGGAATCCATACCGTGGTCAAGGCACAATATCCTTAA